The following proteins come from a genomic window of Maribacter sp. HTCC2170:
- a CDS encoding sigma-54-dependent transcriptional regulator, with the protein MSKILVVEDESAIRRVLVKILSEESDSYQVEEAEDGLRGIEAIKNNDYDLVLCDIKMPKMDGVEVLEAASKIKPEIPFIMISGHGDLDTAVNTMRLGAFDYISKPPDLNRLLTTVRNALDRKELVVENKILKKKVSKNYEMIGESKEINAIKDIIEKVAPTDARVLVTGSNGTGKELVAHWVHEKSPRSSAPFIEVNCAAIPSELIESELFGHVKGAFTSAVKDRAGKFEAANKGTIFLDEIGDMSLSAQAKVLRALQENKISRVGSDKDIKVNVRVIAATNKDLAKEIKENKFREDLYHRLAVILIKVPSLNDRREDIPLLINHFASKIASEQGISPKGFSKNAIKLLKGYDWTGNIRELRNVVERLIILGGQEVTEEDVKLFASK; encoded by the coding sequence ATGTCAAAAATTTTAGTTGTAGAGGACGAGTCAGCCATTCGTAGAGTATTGGTGAAAATACTTTCGGAAGAAAGCGATTCTTATCAGGTTGAAGAAGCCGAAGATGGTTTGAGAGGAATTGAAGCCATTAAAAACAATGACTATGACTTGGTTTTGTGTGATATTAAAATGCCAAAAATGGACGGTGTTGAGGTGCTCGAAGCGGCAAGTAAGATAAAACCCGAAATACCATTTATTATGATTTCTGGGCATGGAGACCTGGATACTGCCGTTAATACCATGCGTTTGGGGGCGTTCGACTACATATCAAAACCTCCCGATTTAAACCGCCTTTTAACCACAGTTCGTAATGCCTTGGATAGAAAGGAATTGGTGGTTGAAAATAAAATCTTGAAGAAAAAGGTCAGCAAGAATTATGAGATGATTGGCGAGAGTAAAGAAATCAACGCCATTAAGGATATAATTGAAAAAGTAGCCCCAACTGATGCTAGGGTACTTGTAACAGGTTCTAACGGTACAGGAAAAGAACTGGTTGCCCATTGGGTACATGAAAAGAGCCCTAGAAGCTCAGCACCTTTCATTGAAGTAAATTGTGCGGCCATACCTTCAGAGCTTATTGAGAGCGAATTGTTCGGTCATGTGAAAGGTGCCTTTACTTCGGCCGTAAAAGATAGAGCAGGTAAATTTGAAGCCGCAAATAAAGGAACCATATTTTTGGATGAAATTGGTGATATGAGCCTTTCGGCACAGGCCAAGGTACTTCGCGCTTTACAAGAGAATAAAATTTCGAGGGTAGGCTCTGATAAAGATATCAAAGTAAACGTAAGGGTAATTGCAGCAACAAACAAAGACCTTGCAAAAGAGATAAAGGAAAATAAGTTCAGGGAAGATTTATACCATCGCCTTGCAGTAATCTTGATTAAGGTGCCTTCACTTAATGACAGGAGGGAAGACATTCCTCTTTTGATTAATCATTTTGCGAGCAAAATAGCAAGTGAACAAGGCATTTCTCCTAAAGGATTTTCGAAAAATGCAATTAAGCTATTAAAAGGCTACGACTGGACAGGTAACATTAGAGAATTGAGAAATGTTGTTGAGCGCTTGATTATTTTAGGTGGTCAAGAAGTGACGGAAGAAGATGTAAAACTCTTTGCCAGTAAATAG